The window GATCAGGTCGCCTACAAAGGCTGCCTTGGCTTCCGCAAAATAATAGGTGTAGCTGCCCGAAGAGTGGCCCGGCGTGTGAAATACATTGCATGCAAAGCCGGCAAAGGAGTGCTCGCCGGTTGCGATAGTCTGTGGGGTGTATTCCTCGACAGGAGGAAGGCCAAAGGTTCCGCCGCCACCCAGTTCGCTTTCCAGCAGGTAGAGGTCTTCCTCACTACAGATGATCGGGGCACCGGTTGCTTCGGACAGTACTTTGTTGCCGTAAGTGTGGTCAAAGTGCAGGTGCGTGTTCAGGATGTGAGTGAGCTTCAGGTTGTTGTCGCTCAGGTAGTTGAGCACTGCTGCGGGGTCACCGCCCGGGTCCACGGCTACGGCCTGGTCGCTGCCGGCGAGGACGTAACAATTGGTCTGGAGTGGGCCGAGGGGAAAAGTCTTGATTTCCATTAGAGTTCCTCCAACAGGAGTTCGGAAAGAGGTTTGCGTTTTGAGCTGCCTTTCTGGTCGGGATGGCCAAGGGCGATGACCGCCTGGAGTTCGTATTTCCCGGTGTCCAATCCCAGTGCGCCGAGGGTGCGGGCCTGATCGTTGATGATCTCACCCAGCCAGACCGCGCCGAGTCCCAGGGCGTGTGTCGCCAGAAGCATATTCTGGATGCAGGCTCCGGCGCCCTGATGGTCTTTGATTTCGCTGTACATGGCGTCGCGTTCCAGCATCACGCAGATGCATGCGGCGGAGGCGCGAACGATGTGGGCGTATTTGGTGCAGTCCTGCAATTTATCATGGCGTGGATCGTCTTGATTTACTACCAAAAAACGCCACGGCTGGTTATTGAGGCCGCTAGGTGCCCATTGTCCTGCTTCGAGAATAGCGGTGATGTCCTCTTTGGATACCGGCTCGTCCGTGTATTTGCGGATGGAGCGGCGTTCGAACATCGCTTGAAAGACGGGGTTGTCGTTGTGGTGCATAATTGTATACTCCTTGTAATGGAACCATGTATTTAGCTCAGGCTGGCACTACGGGCAAGTGATCTGTGACCTTTGAGGTTTGAGCGGCGTATATCTTTATTGCAGATGAGTCGCCCCGTAAGGGGAATGGAAAGGGAATGGACGAAAGATACGAAACAGAGATAATCCGGGATGTGTTGCAGGGAAATATGCAACGCTTTGAGAAGCTGGTGCGCGAGTACCAGGGTCCGGTGTTCAACCTCATGTTCCGTACCGTAAACGATGATAATGTCGCCGCCGATCTCGCTCAGGAGACTTTCTTCAAGGCGTATTCCCGGTTGGAGACATTTGATACGACAAAGCGTTTTTTCCCTTGGCTTTATTCCATAGGGCTGAACGTGGCTCGCGATCACCTCCGCAGCCGGGGACGCGATTTTCACGTGTATATGGAGAATCCTTCCGTCATGTATCGAGACGATGGCGTAAGGGATGAGCAGACAATGGTTGAAGAACGTCTCGATGGCGGGAAAATGCTGGAGTTTATCCAGCAGATGGCCCCCAAATACCGTGAGGCGCTCCTGTTGCGTTTCAAACACGGTCTCTCCATGAAGGAGATAGGCGAGGCGCTGGACATCACGGTGAGTGGTGCAAAGATGCGTGTCAGCCGGGGGCTGGATATAGTACGAGAAGAATTCGGGGAGGTGTCGGATGCCTCATAGACATAATGGTGATCCGCTGGATGCCAACATAATGGAACAGATCAGGAACATGCCGGAAAGGCCTGTCCCGGCCGATTTCTCGGCGCGGGTCATGTCTGGCCTGCAGCCGAAGAAGCCGTCTGCATGGATGCGCTTCAAGCTGTGGCTGACAAAGCCCAGATCGTTCACATTCACGCCGCTTCAGGCAGCGCCAGCTCTGGCATGCGCGTTGGTCCTTCTGGTGTTTGGTTTTTACCAGATGCAAGGGCCTTCCCCTGAGAACGGCGTTCGTCTGACCTCTGTTCGTTTTGTCATGGATGATGCGGGCAAGCAGGCAACATCGGTATCTGTCATTGGTTCCTTCAATGATTGGAAGACGGAAGAGTCTTCCATGTGGTATGATCAGAAAAATGGCAAGTGGGTGCTGGAGGCCAAGTTGCCTCCGGGCGACCATGAGTATGTTTTCCTGGTGGATGGCAACAGGCTGGTGCCTGATCCGCAGGCAGCCATGACCCGGGATGACGGTTTCGGTAACAAGAATTCCATTCTTTTCGTTAATGGGGACCATGAACAGCACATTTAAACCCTTTCTATTTTCCCTTTGCGTCAGCATCACGCTGCTGATCTCATTGCCTTGTCTGGCTGGTGAACTGGACGAAATGGCTGCTCGCGCCCGCAATTGCGGGGTCTCCGAAGCCGCCGTGTCTCAGGCTGAAAGTCTGAGCGCATCCACTTCGCCTGACGCTGCGGCATCGGTTTTGTCACCGTTGCTGAACTGTTGCGTGGACCAGCTTCCCATTACTCCTCTTGAAACCAAATTGGCCGAGGGTGTCGCCAAGCGCGTTCCCCCGGCAGTCATTGCCCGTGCCTTGCAAAAGCAATTGGACAGTTATCGCTTTGCCCGAGAGTTGCTGCTGACTACCGCAGGAACTTCTGACGGCGTTGCTCTAGAGATTGTGGGCAACGGTGTGGCAGAGGGGGTAGCTCGTTCCAGCTTTTCCGATTTCGTCGCGACCTACCGGGATCGTCCTGGGCCTCTGTTTGAAGCAGGATTGACTATGGTCTCCTTACAGGGACAAGCCGGGTTCGATTACGCTTTGACGCGTCGTATTCTGGACCGTGGATTTGCCAGCGGCTCATTGACCACTGAGTGGAAATATTTCGTCCGGGTGATCTTGGAGGCTCGTAAGCATTCCATTGAAGATCAGGCTGTTACGGATGCAGCTGTCGCGGTTTTGGATGAAGGTGGTCCGGTTTCCGACGTACTTCCCGCCCTTGGCTTTACCGGTCGCAATCTTGGCGGCGCCGGACTCGAAAAATAGTTTTCTTTATTTGTGACCGTCCGGCTCGCCGGGCGGTATATGTTTTAAGGACAGCGACTTTGCTAGCAACCCATGGGAGTCCTTTCGTGAAAAGACAATTCGTGCTGATTTTGGCACTGGTGCTTGCCTTCGCCCTCGCAGGGTGCGTGAGCGGTGGCAACATGTATTCCTCTGTAATGGGGCAGTACTATTTGAAACAGCGTGACTACAAAGACGGCGTCAAAGTCTTTGAGGAGCGTTTGAAACAGGATCCGCAGGACCATACGGCGTCCTACTACGTCGGACGTTACTATTTGGCCCTGAATAAGCCGGATGAGGCCATGC of the Pseudodesulfovibrio sp. zrk46 genome contains:
- a CDS encoding nitroreductase, coding for MHHNDNPVFQAMFERRSIRKYTDEPVSKEDITAILEAGQWAPSGLNNQPWRFLVVNQDDPRHDKLQDCTKYAHIVRASAACICVMLERDAMYSEIKDHQGAGACIQNMLLATHALGLGAVWLGEIINDQARTLGALGLDTGKYELQAVIALGHPDQKGSSKRKPLSELLLEEL
- a CDS encoding MBL fold metallo-hydrolase translates to MEIKTFPLGPLQTNCYVLAGSDQAVAVDPGGDPAAVLNYLSDNNLKLTHILNTHLHFDHTYGNKVLSEATGAPIICSEEDLYLLESELGGGGTFGLPPVEEYTPQTIATGEHSFAGFACNVFHTPGHSSGSYTYYFAEAKAAFVGDLIFYRSIGRTDFPGGDLDMLKNSVKQHIFTLPPETLLLSGHGPETSVGDEMNHNPFFSEF
- a CDS encoding glycogen-binding domain-containing protein → MPHRHNGDPLDANIMEQIRNMPERPVPADFSARVMSGLQPKKPSAWMRFKLWLTKPRSFTFTPLQAAPALACALVLLVFGFYQMQGPSPENGVRLTSVRFVMDDAGKQATSVSVIGSFNDWKTEESSMWYDQKNGKWVLEAKLPPGDHEYVFLVDGNRLVPDPQAAMTRDDGFGNKNSILFVNGDHEQHI
- a CDS encoding sigma-70 family RNA polymerase sigma factor, with product MDERYETEIIRDVLQGNMQRFEKLVREYQGPVFNLMFRTVNDDNVAADLAQETFFKAYSRLETFDTTKRFFPWLYSIGLNVARDHLRSRGRDFHVYMENPSVMYRDDGVRDEQTMVEERLDGGKMLEFIQQMAPKYREALLLRFKHGLSMKEIGEALDITVSGAKMRVSRGLDIVREEFGEVSDAS